The DNA region TTCTCCTACCTGGTCAAGCCCGCCACCACCCAAGTCCTGGAACAGAGCTTCGAGCGCATCAAGAGCTTCGCCGAGCCGCATATGAAGCGCTTGCTGGTGGTCGAGGACAACGCGATCGAAAGCCAAGGCATCATCGAATTGCTGGGTCACACGGACATCGAGATCACCGCCGTGGGCTCGGGCGCCGAGGCCCTGACCGCGCTCCGGGATCGGGCGTTCGACTGCTGCGTGCTCGACCTGCGGCTGCCCGACATGAGCGGCTTCGAGCTGCTGGAGCAGGTGCAGGGCGAGCCGCGCCTGCGCGATCTGCCGATCATCGTCTTCACCGGCAAGGACCTCACCGCCGAGGAGGAGCAACAGCTCACGACGATGGCCCAAAGCATCGTGCTCAAGGATGTCCAGTCGCCCGACCGGCTCTTGGACGAAACGGCGCTATTCCTGCACCGCGTTGTCGCCGACCTGCCCGAGCCCAAGCGCCTGATGCTGGAGCGGCTGCACGGCTCGAACGAGGCCTTGCGCGGCCGCAAAGTGCTGGTGGTGGACGATGACGCCCGTAATATTTTCGCCTTGAGCACCGTGCTCGAGAACCAAGAGATGGAAATCCTGAGCGCCACCAACGGCCGTCAGGCTATCGATCTCGTCCAGAACACCCCGGACTTGCGGGCCGTGCTCATGGACATCATGATGCCCGAGATGGACGGCTACCAGACGATGCGCGAGATCCGCAACGATCCGCGCTTCCGGCTGCTGCCGATCCTCGCCCTGACCGCCAAGGCGATGAAGGGCGATCGCGAAAAATGCCTTGCCGCGGGCGCCTCCGACTACATCGCCAAGCCCGTGAACACTGACCAGCTCCTCTCCCTGCTTCGCGTCTGGCTGCACCGTTAAGGAGAGGGGTCGTGGACAACCGCGCCAATATCCTGTTGGTGGACGACAAGCCACAAAACCTGGATGTGCTCGAGAGCATTCTGGATTCGCCGGCTTACCGGTTGCTCCGTGCACAGGACGCCAACCAGGCGTTGGGGACGATCCTCGCCCACGACATCGCCGCCGTTGTGCTGGACGTCGAGATGCCGGAGATGAGCGGCTTGGAGCTCGCGCGGATCATCAAGAGCCGGAAGAAAACCCGACATATCCCGATCCTCTTCCTCACTGCCCAGTTTCACGAGGACCAAGATATTCTCAAGGGCTACGGAGCGGGTGCCGTGGATTACCTCACCAAGCCCGTCAACGCGCAGATCCTTACATCCAAGGTGGCGGTCTTCGCGGACCTCTTCCGCAAAACCCAAGCGCTGGCCGCGGCCAACCGCGCCTTGGAGATCGAGGTCACCGAGCGCAAGCAGGCGGAAGAAAGGATGGCCGCCGCGCTGCGGGAGAAAGAGACCCTGCTGAAAGAGGTCCACCATCGGGTCAAGAACAACCTGCAGGTCATCTCCAGTCTCCTGGATCTGCAGGCCGGGCAGACCCAGGACGCGGGCGTCCGTGAGGTGCTGGCCGAGAGCCAGGGCCGCGTGCGGGTCATGGCCCTCATCCACCAACTCCTGTACGAGCGGAAAAATTTCTCGCGGGTCGATCTGGGCCAGTACCTGGAACGCTTGACCCAAATCGTGCTCAATGCGTATCCGGTGGATCCGCAACGCATTGCGTTGAAGCTTGACGTGGCCGAGGTGTACCTGGATCTAGAGCGAGCAATGCCCTGCGCGCTCCTCGTCAACGAGCTCGTGACCAACGCCTTCAAATACGCCTTCCCCGGCGGCCGGAGGGGAGAGATCAGCCTCTCCTTGAAGGCGCACGGGGACCGGGAGGCGTTACTCACCGTCCGGGACAACGGCGTGGGTCTGCCCGTGGGGCTGGATATAACCCAGGCGGCATCACTCGGCTTGCAACTCGTGCCGCTGTTCGTGGACCAGATGCATGGGAGCTTGCGCGTCGAGCCGGGGCCGGGCGCCTGCTTTGAGCTGCGCTTCCCGACCGGCGGGGGATAAAAGATGGTGAACCCAACGAGCATCCTGATCGTCGAGGACGAGCGGGTCATTGCCTTTCACCTGAAGCACCAGCTCGAGGGGCTGGGCTACCGGGTGGCCGCGGTGAGCGCGAGCGGCGAGCAGGCGGTAGACAAGGTCGGCCAGCTCCGCCCGGACCTCGTGCTCATGGATATCCATCTGGAAGGGGCGCTGGACGGGATCGACGCCGCCGGCCAGATCCACTCCAACTATCGCATCCCGGTGGTGTTCTTGACCGCCCACGCCGAGGACGAAACCTTGCAGCGCGCCCAGGCGAGCCTGCCCTTCGGGTACCTGGTAAAACCCGTCGAGGCGCGCGAGCTGCACGCCACCCTGCAGATGGCGCTGAGCCGGCGCGCGGCCGAGGTCGAGATCGAGGTCGAGGTCAAAAAAGGTAAGGAGCGCTTGCAGCTCGCCCTCGACGCGGCCGAACTCGGGGTCTGGGAGTGGGAGGCCGCCGGCTGCCGGATCACCACCGGGGCGCGTATCCAGGGCATTTTCGGGGGCGCCCCGGAGCCGATCGGCGAGTCATGGGGGACCTTCCTGGCGCGGGTACATCCCGAGGATCGCGCGGGTGTCCAGAAGGCGATGGAAGAGGCGGCGGCGTTCGGACAATCGCTGAACCTCGTGTTCCGAACCCTGCGGCCCGGGGGGGAGATCGGCTGGATCGAGGCCCATGCCAAGGCCTCTAAAGCGGCGCTGCCCGGCCAGGTGCGCGTGGTCGGGACCACGAAGGACATCACGGAGCGGCAGGAGACCGAAGAGCGGCTGCGGCAGGCCGCAGCGGTCTTGGAGACGACGGCCGAGGGGATCTTCCTGATGGATCGCGAGCATCGCATCGTCTCGATCAACCCGGCCTTCACGGCGATCACGGGGTATGGCCGGGACGATGCCGTGGGGCAGGACCCCGATATGCTCCTGCATGCCCGGCGCCATAGCGATCAGTTCTACCCCAGGCTCGAAACCACCCCCGGCGGGCAGTGGCAGGGGGAGACCTATTGCCGGCACAAGAACGGCACGGTCCTCCCGGTCTGGGAGAACGTGAGCGTGGTCCGGGACGAGGAGGGCGCGGTGACCCACTACGTCGCCGCGTTGTCCGACATCAGCGCCATCCGGCGGGCCGAGGCTCAGTTGAATCACCTTGCCCACCACGACCCCCTCACGGGTCTCCCCAACCGCCTGCTCTTCAACGACCGGCTCGACCATACGCTCGCACGGGCGCAGCGGGAGACCGGGTGCTGCGCCATCCTCTTCTTCGACCTCGACGGCTTCAAGGTCATCAATGACACCCTCGGGCATTCGAGCGGCGATCTGCTGCTCCAGACCATCGCCGCCAGGCTCAAGGGGGGCTTGCGTAGCAACGACACGGTGGCCCGGCTCGGGGGGGATGAGTTCGTCGTGATCCTCGACCACATCGCCCACCCCCCGGACGCCGCGCGCATCGCGAGCAAGCTCCTCGAGGCACTGGCCGTGCCCGTGGAGCTCGGGGGGGAGCGGGTCGCCGTTTCCGCGAGCGTGGGTCTCTCCGTCTACCCCGACAACGGCCGCGATCGGGAGGCGCTGCTCAAGGCCGCGGATACGGCCATGTACAGCGCCAAGTCGCAAGGGCGCAGCCGCTACTGTTTCTATACCGAAGAGCTGGCAACGCAGGCGGCCGAACGCCTGAACATCGAGCAGGGGCTGCGGCGCGCGCTCGCTACCGACGGGCTGGTGCTCCACTACCAGCCGCAGGTGGCGCTTGGCGACGGCGCCCTCACCGGGGTCGAGGCGCTAGTACGCTGGCAGCATCCCAAGCACGGCCTGATCATGCCGGGTCGCTTCATCGCGATCGCCGAGGAGAGCGGGGTCATCGAGCCGCTCGGCCGCTGGGTTCTGTTCACGGCCTGCGCGCAGGCCATGGCGTTCCGGCGCACGGACGGGCTGCCGCTCCGTCTCTCCGTCAACGTCTCGGCCCGGCAGCTCGCCCGCGACCACTTCGAAGACACCGTGCGCGAAGCGCTCGCCGAGAGCGGCTTCCCGGCCTCCCAACTGGAGATCGAGATCACCGAGAGCACCTTGCAGCTCATCGAGCACAGCCGGCGCCTCCTCGAAGCGCTGAAGGCCCTGGGGGTCTCGATCGCCATCGATGACTTCGGGACGGGCTATTCCTCGCTCAGCGTCATCAAACACCTGCCCATCGACCGGCTCAAGATCGACCAGTCCTTCGTGCGCGACATCCCGGGCGACGCCGATGACGTGGCAATCGTCGAGACCATCGTCAGCCTGAGCCGGACACTGGGGCTCCGCGTCCTCGCCGAGGGGGTGGAGACCGAGGCCCAGCTTGCCATCCTGCGCCGCCTCGGTTGCGAGGAGGGCCAGGGCTATCTTTTCAGCCGGCCCTTGCCTGAGCTACAAAGCCTCTCGAACGGGGAACGGCCGTGGGCGCAAATGCCGTGGAGCTGAGGCGGGTGTTGGGGAGCCATACGGATCGAAGGCCAGGGAATTCAACGGGATTTGGCGACGGGTAATGCTGCGTGATGCCGCGGTCCGCCCCGCCGAGCAGCGATTTCGCAGTCCGCTCATGGGTGGTTGTCCCGGTGAGCTTTCCGGTGCAAGGGATGATTCAGAGATCGGATCACTTCGTATATGCCCACATAAGTTGTGTACAGCGGATGTCGAAGAAAAGCGTAATGGTCGATGACATTATCCCGGACGATGTAAAGCAGTTCATCCTTGAGCGCATCGACTCCATTGCCCAATTAGAGGCGCTACTTCTTCTGCGTGATAGTCCGCAGGTGGATTGGGCCGCCAATGCAGTCGCCAAAAGGCTTTACATCGGTGAGCAAGAAGCGAGCGTGATACTGCAACGCCTATGCGCCGGCGGTTTTTTAATCGCTAACGCGGAAAAATCGCTCCTATACCGGTATCACGCCGGATCTCCTGAGCTTGGACAAACGGTGGACCGGGTGGCCGCGCTATATTCCGTGTACCTTATACCAGTGACCAATCTCATTCACGCGAAGCCTCGGACCAGGGTTCAAGAATTCGCCGACGCCTTTAAACTAAAATCAGATAAGGATTAGAGCAATGGCCGGTTTAATAATCTATGGATTGTGTGCAATGACAGCGCTCTTATGCGCCTGGTTGCTGCTGCAGGCCTATCGCCGCAGTCGTTACCGATTGTTACTCTGGAGCGGCCTCTGCTTTGCCGGGTTAACGCTAAACAATATGCTGGTTGTCCTCGATAACGCGTTGGGGCCCGCCGCGGACCTACACACCTGGCGGTTAGTCGTGGGGCTCCTCGCGATGCTGGTGTTGCTGTATGGCCTCATCTGGGATGCGGAGTGAGACGCTGCCATGAATTCCGTGATATTGGGTGCAATTGCGATGGCTTCGATGGTCGCCGCACTGTTCTTCCTGCGCTTCTGGCGGGATACTCGAGATCGTTTTTTCCTCTTATTCGCCACCGCTTTCGCCATAGAGGGGCTCAACCGAGCGCTATTAGGACTGACCGTGGTGTCACAGGAGCACGAGCCCTTCTTTTATCTGGTACGACTTTTTGCGTTCGGGCTCATCCTGGTGGCCATCGTAGACAAGAATCGCACCGGACGGCCGCGTTGAAGGAAGATCAGGCGCACGCAGCCATGATGAAGCTTCTGATGAGGGACCTCGGATCGAAACGGTTCACCCCAGCGCCTGTAGCGGGAATGGGGCGCCGCGGTGTGGAAACGGCGCCGATCAACGGCGTAGATTGCATTCGACTGTTCCCTTGCCTAAGCTGTCAGCATAAATAGTACGCACAAAGACTGCCGAAGCTATGCCGTGCTAGCAAAGCACGCGTAGGAGGAAGGGTACCTTGTCTACTTCGATCGATCGTGACAGCGAAGTCGCGCGTGGGGCGGCGTCGCTTCAGAGACTCGAGAAATTGGGCCAGCTACTGGACACCGTCCTGCCTATCCCCGGGACGCGTTTCCGTATTGGGCTGGACGGCATCCTGGGATTCATTCCGGGGATAGGCGACGCCGCGGGCGCAGCGATCTCCGCATATCTAATCTTCGAGGCCGCCCGCCTGGGGGTGCCTATCGCGACGCTGCTGCGCATGGCGGGCAACGTCGCGATTGATACGGTGATCGGCGCGGTCCCGGTTGTGGGAGACCTCTTCGACATTGCTTGGAAGGCCAATCTCAAAAACCTGGCATTAGTGCGCGGCCAGGTGGTACCTGCCGGCGTTCCCGGTCGATCGCCGAGCCAGGTCGGGCGCCTGTTTATGGTGCCGGTGATGCTGGCCCTGCTCGTTCTGCTCGTGCTTTCGATCGCCGTTGTGGCCTTGGTGTTCCGGTTCGTTTTCGGCTGATCGACGACTAAGAATTCCTAGGGAAGCTCTGCAAAAGTGTCGCGAGCAAGCCCAAATGCGCGAAGCCGCGGAGCGAGTCGCGAGACATATCAGGTAGATAGGCGAGCGAGGAGCGAGCACGCGACAAAGCAGATGGGCTGCGCAGTAACTTTTGCAGAGCTTCCCTAGGGTGGAACAGACCTTTAGGCCACGCTCGCTGCTAAATGCGGCGCAATACACTGGCGCTATTGCGCCCAATGCTCGCCCGGTGACCATCGAGAATCAAAGCCTATTGCCCGCCGCCAGTCGGAAATCTTCGCGCAGGACATGGAGAGATCACGGCTTATAACTTACGAAGCCTGGCAGAACCGCCCGTGGCGGGAAAAATTGATCGAATACGCATCCTCGTTCCTCAGCTCGCAACTCTAAAAGGTCATATCAGCCGCTTGGCCTTGATGAACATGACCACACTCCGGTGTTGGCGAGCGCCTCCTCAAGGCGCCCCGCGGCCTCGCGCAGTCTTCCGCCGTGCTTAAGCATGCAAGGCCCCCGCGAGGCCGAACACGGCGAGCCACAACCACACGCCACCGCGAACGAGCCCGAGCGCCCGCTCGATGTCGTCTACGGCGGGCGGCTGTCCCGCGCCGAGCACCGGGCGGGCCTGCCACTCGCCCGCATACCGGGCGGGCCCGCCAATGATTACCCCGAGTGCCCCCGCCCCCGCGGCCATCACCGGCCCGGCGTTAGGGCTAGCCCAGCCGCGGGCTTGGGTGCGCCAGCACCGGAGGGCTTGCCCGGAGTTCCCGAGCACCGCATAGGTCAGCGCCGTAAGCCTCGCCGGTAAATAGTTCAGCGCGTCGTCGAGCCGCGCCGCTGCCCAGCCAAAGTCGAGATAGCGGCCGTTGCGGTAGCCCCACATGGCGTCCACCGCTCAGCCCGCCCTCTGGTGGCGTGTACGAATGAAGTTGCTGCCGGCCAAGGTGAATACGATATGCACTACGATGGCGATCCCCATCCAGAAGGCTAGGCTCTCCAGAGAGGGCGGGAAATACTTCGCTAGCCGCAAGCCGAGCTCGACGAAGCTGGTTTCCGCAAACCGTCCTGAGAAGAAATAAAACCCGCCGCTCGAGATGATCTCGCAGACCGTTGCGCCAATGACCACACTGCCCGCCAGCGGGAACAACGTGGAGAGTGCGAAACGGTGGCGGCCCGCGTACCAACGGCCGGCGAGCCAGAGCGCGCCGTAGGCCGGCAGCAAGAATCCGTAGGCGGGGCTCGCGCAGAAATCGCTGACGCCGAATCCGGCGATGGCGATATAATCACTCACCCCGGCCAAGGCAATTAGCGCGGGAAACATCCATAGCGGACGCAGATAAAATCCGGCGAGGAAGAACACCGCCCACGAGGCGTCGGGCAGGTGGAGCGTCGCGGCGAAGTGATGACTACGGGTGGCGGCCATGAGCAGGGCTAGCGTGAGGCCGATGGCCAGCGCCGATCGAGGGGGCACGGGGATCATGATGGTCTCCTCCTTTGGTCTCCTGTTACTCGGTGAAATTATAGTGCATCCGGCTGGTAGCGGAGCGTTACGAAAAGGTTGGTGTCATCCTGGTTGAAGAAGTCCGCGGTCTCGTACTCCTTGTCGAGCAGGTTACCGACCTTCCCTTCCAGGAACAGGCCCTTGTAAAGCTCGACCCCGGCCCGCAGATCCACGAGCACGTAGCCCGCGAGCCGCCGGGTGTTTTCGAGGTCGTCGAAGCGGCGGCCTTCGCCATAGACCGTCGCCCCGACCGAGAAACGGCCGAAACGCCGGTCGAGATCGAATCGGAACATCTGTTCGGCCCGGCGGGGCAGGACGTTGCCCTTGTTCGGGCCCTCGCCGCGAACCTCGGGATCGATGAAGCTCAAATTAGCCGCGATGTCCCATCCTAAGATTTGCGTGGACGCGACCGCCTCCAGCCCAAAGATCCTGGCTTCCTCGACATTGGCTGCACGGATCCCGAACGGAAACTCGGGACTAAGAGGCACGCTGATAAATCCGATCAAGTCATCCAACTGAGTGTAATAGCCGCTGAGCGACCAGCGCACCCCTACCACAGTCCCGTTGGCGCCGAGCTCGACGCTCTCGGAGCGCTCCGGATCGAGGTTGGGATCGCCGAATCCGGGGAAGTACAGGTCGTTGAAAGTCGGGGCCTTGAAGGCCCGGCCCCAGCCCGCGGTCAGGTGCAGCAGCGGGCCGAAGCTATAGCCGAGCGTGGTGTTGCCCGTGGTCTCGTCCCCGAAGCGCTGGTTGTCGTCATGGCGCACGCCCAAGACCCAATCGAGATCGTTGAACACGCCTTGATATTGGGCAAACCCGGCCTTGTTGTCGCGCGAAGTCTCGGTAAAAGCCAGGTTGCTTTCGAGCAGATCCTTGTAATAATCGAAGCCGACGGTCAAGAGGTGATCGGGCGCGAGTGTGATATCGTTCTGCAGCGAGGCGCTCTGGCGCTGGGTATCGAAGACATCCGTGCTCGCGGGATTGTTCACGCTGTCCAGCTCGTCCAGGCTTCTGCCGCCCGCGAGTGTTACCTGCCAGCGCTCTAGGGGCGAGAAACGCAGCTTGCCGCCGACCGTCTGCTTGAGGAAATCCGTGCGGTTATGGAAGAACTCTAGAGGTGCGAAAGTGACGGGAGCGAAATCGTCGGTTTGGTCGAACTCATTCTCACCTTCGGCGTGTAGCAGGTGGGCATCGACCTCGAGCCCGTTCTCGAAGCGATAGCCGATCCGGGCGCTGCCGGCGTTATTGGTGTAACCGTCGTCATCGGGCTCGAAGGTGAAGCACCCGCCTGGCTGCGCGATCGTGCTGCTGCAAGAGTTGAAGCCCGCCGTGTCGAGCCGGCTCGCACTCAGATTGAACCAGCCGCGATCGCCACCCCCCGAGAGTCCACCCGCAATCTTATAGGTCCCGTGACTGCCGCCGCCGGCGCTGAACTGGGGCTTGAGCGCACCGCCTCCTTTGCGGGTGAAGATCTGGATCACCCCGCCGATGGCCTCAGACCCGTAGAGGCTTGACCGTGGGCCGCGCACGACCTCGATGCGGTCGATTTGACCGATCGGGATATCCTCAAACGCGGCCGTCCCCGAAGTGGCCGAGCCGATGCGGATCCCATCCACCAAGACCAAGACATGGTCCGATTCGGTGCCGCGCAAACGCACCGTGGTTTCCTTTCCCAAGCCGCCGCTGTTCGCAATGCCCAAACCGGGCACTCCGCGCAGCGCCTCTTGCACCGAGGTCGCCTGGCGGCGCTCGATCTCCTCGCGCGTGATGACGGTGACCGAGGCGAGGGTCTCATCGGCCGTCTCGGCGGTCCGGGTCGCGGTGACGATGATTTGATCTAACTCGGTCGGTTCCTCCGCTGCGTATAAAGAATAACAACAAAGCGGCAGCATGACTGCCGACAATCGGCGAAATAGCATGGCCTACATCCTCCGCGCACACCCGCGCAATAACGGTACATAGCGCAAGGCTCGCGGAGAAATGGCGGCAGGGCGGGAAAAGGGATAACGGCCCGGGCGCCACGGCATCACCCTCCGCAATGCCATTGCAACACCTTCAGGCCGGTCTCCGGACTCGCAAGTGGGTACAAACCCCGGGAGCAGCGCCTTCCCATGCTTGATGCACAGTGGCGTGATGCTGATCCGTTACTTGCTTACCGTTGCGGGGGCAGCGCCGGGATTGCGCTCGGGTCGAAACTCGAGCGCGCACCGGCTTCCCGTTTCATCCCTTCGATCGAACGTTCTCAGGGACACCTGAAGCGTGCACAATATGGTCTACGCGTTGAACTGTTGTCAATAGCCCAAAAGGGGTCAAGTCCTGTGGGATCCCCACGAATATTGCGCAAAAATCAGTCAGACCAGCGGTGGCTGCGTATGTCATCGAGGGCCGGCCGCGAGCAGGTCCGGCAATCGTACCGCATCGACGGGGTCAAGCTGCTGACGATGCTAATGCGTCCGCAGAAGTCCACCCCAACACAGCCCATCATGGCGCCTGCGCGCATCAGCTGGGCGCTCAAACGGGTGTTCGATATCGATATTGAGCACTGCCCCCACTGCGGCGGTACCTTGAAGATCATCGCCGCCATCGAAGATCCCCACGTTATTTGCCAAGACCTCACCCCTCTCAGCTTGCCCATCAGAGCACCGCCGCGATCCCCGGCGCGGCTATTCGATCGACTTCGAATGGCCTGATCCCAGTACCCCCATCCGATTCAGCTCACTGAGCCCACAACCTCCCCTAGGCCTGCACTCGCGCAAGACGCCAAAACGCTCCGAAACCTGGGCGCCTCGGGCCGATAAATATCCCGGAAAGTCCCCAATCCCGGACCCAGGACGCGCGTGATTGACACCCCGCAGGTTAAGCAGTACCTTCACTTTTGAGGAAAAAGGGCGTTTAAAAATCCTATACGTGTTTGATTTCGATCTAAAAGGAGCGTGTTATGAACTACTGGTTAAAAACTTCAATCTGTTTTCTCATCCTATTGTTCGGTCAAATGAAGGCTGGTTTGGCGGTGGAGGAGATTAGCCAACCTATTCGGATGGCAGTAGGTCCTGTAGTTCCTGATGACCCGCTTCCGCCCTCTTGCGAAGCAGACGGCATTTGCAGGGTAAACGAGTGCCGGAACAATCCAGACCCCGATTGTCCAGAATTGCCAGACTCATCTGGGCCAAGCGACGCCCCTGAAACTACCGGGAACACTACAGAAACGGGTGTATCCGGTATCAAGGGCAGCGTTTTCGTGACGGGGGATGCTGATAGCACAACACATGCACTGTATGGAATATCTTCGAAAGAGCGAAGCGATGAACCGTGCTTGGTAACGGCCTTAAAAGAACATATTAATGATTCAAGTAAAGACACCACTCCCCATGCAGATCTCTGTGGTCCAAAGGGGTCCACATCTTCTGAAATAAAAGCTGCATTTGGTGATTCACACTTCCAGGGAAAACGTGTCTTTTTGACCGGCGTACAGGTATGTATGAATAATGACAAGACGCGCGTAAAAGGGTTCAAGATTCGCGGTAAGAAAATCACTGATGATGGCGAGCTGGTTGATTTAGAACGCAAAGAGCGCACCCCAGGTCAGGCGGGTGGTTCAGATCAAGGGTTAGGTATAGGTACTGAGCAAA from Pseudomonadota bacterium includes:
- a CDS encoding EAL domain-containing protein; this translates as MVNPTSILIVEDERVIAFHLKHQLEGLGYRVAAVSASGEQAVDKVGQLRPDLVLMDIHLEGALDGIDAAGQIHSNYRIPVVFLTAHAEDETLQRAQASLPFGYLVKPVEARELHATLQMALSRRAAEVEIEVEVKKGKERLQLALDAAELGVWEWEAAGCRITTGARIQGIFGGAPEPIGESWGTFLARVHPEDRAGVQKAMEEAAAFGQSLNLVFRTLRPGGEIGWIEAHAKASKAALPGQVRVVGTTKDITERQETEERLRQAAAVLETTAEGIFLMDREHRIVSINPAFTAITGYGRDDAVGQDPDMLLHARRHSDQFYPRLETTPGGQWQGETYCRHKNGTVLPVWENVSVVRDEEGAVTHYVAALSDISAIRRAEAQLNHLAHHDPLTGLPNRLLFNDRLDHTLARAQRETGCCAILFFDLDGFKVINDTLGHSSGDLLLQTIAARLKGGLRSNDTVARLGGDEFVVILDHIAHPPDAARIASKLLEALAVPVELGGERVAVSASVGLSVYPDNGRDREALLKAADTAMYSAKSQGRSRYCFYTEELATQAAERLNIEQGLRRALATDGLVLHYQPQVALGDGALTGVEALVRWQHPKHGLIMPGRFIAIAEESGVIEPLGRWVLFTACAQAMAFRRTDGLPLRLSVNVSARQLARDHFEDTVREALAESGFPASQLEIEITESTLQLIEHSRRLLEALKALGVSIAIDDFGTGYSSLSVIKHLPIDRLKIDQSFVRDIPGDADDVAIVETIVSLSRTLGLRVLAEGVETEAQLAILRRLGCEEGQGYLFSRPLPELQSLSNGERPWAQMPWS
- a CDS encoding DUF5985 family protein, encoding MNSVILGAIAMASMVAALFFLRFWRDTRDRFFLLFATAFAIEGLNRALLGLTVVSQEHEPFFYLVRLFAFGLILVAIVDKNRTGRPR
- a CDS encoding response regulator, with protein sequence MDNRANILLVDDKPQNLDVLESILDSPAYRLLRAQDANQALGTILAHDIAAVVLDVEMPEMSGLELARIIKSRKKTRHIPILFLTAQFHEDQDILKGYGAGAVDYLTKPVNAQILTSKVAVFADLFRKTQALAAANRALEIEVTERKQAEERMAAALREKETLLKEVHHRVKNNLQVISSLLDLQAGQTQDAGVREVLAESQGRVRVMALIHQLLYERKNFSRVDLGQYLERLTQIVLNAYPVDPQRIALKLDVAEVYLDLERAMPCALLVNELVTNAFKYAFPGGRRGEISLSLKAHGDREALLTVRDNGVGLPVGLDITQAASLGLQLVPLFVDQMHGSLRVEPGPGACFELRFPTGGG
- the btuB gene encoding TonB-dependent vitamin B12 receptor encodes the protein MLFRRLSAVMLPLCCYSLYAAEEPTELDQIIVTATRTAETADETLASVTVITREEIERRQATSVQEALRGVPGLGIANSGGLGKETTVRLRGTESDHVLVLVDGIRIGSATSGTAAFEDIPIGQIDRIEVVRGPRSSLYGSEAIGGVIQIFTRKGGGALKPQFSAGGGSHGTYKIAGGLSGGGDRGWFNLSASRLDTAGFNSCSSTIAQPGGCFTFEPDDDGYTNNAGSARIGYRFENGLEVDAHLLHAEGENEFDQTDDFAPVTFAPLEFFHNRTDFLKQTVGGKLRFSPLERWQVTLAGGRSLDELDSVNNPASTDVFDTQRQSASLQNDITLAPDHLLTVGFDYYKDLLESNLAFTETSRDNKAGFAQYQGVFNDLDWVLGVRHDDNQRFGDETTGNTTLGYSFGPLLHLTAGWGRAFKAPTFNDLYFPGFGDPNLDPERSESVELGANGTVVGVRWSLSGYYTQLDDLIGFISVPLSPEFPFGIRAANVEEARIFGLEAVASTQILGWDIAANLSFIDPEVRGEGPNKGNVLPRRAEQMFRFDLDRRFGRFSVGATVYGEGRRFDDLENTRRLAGYVLVDLRAGVELYKGLFLEGKVGNLLDKEYETADFFNQDDTNLFVTLRYQPDAL
- a CDS encoding DUF5985 family protein, giving the protein MTALLCAWLLLQAYRRSRYRLLLWSGLCFAGLTLNNMLVVLDNALGPAADLHTWRLVVGLLAMLVLLYGLIWDAE
- a CDS encoding DUF4112 domain-containing protein, producing MSTSIDRDSEVARGAASLQRLEKLGQLLDTVLPIPGTRFRIGLDGILGFIPGIGDAAGAAISAYLIFEAARLGVPIATLLRMAGNVAIDTVIGAVPVVGDLFDIAWKANLKNLALVRGQVVPAGVPGRSPSQVGRLFMVPVMLALLVLLVLSIAVVALVFRFVFG